From a region of the Sinorhizobium sp. B11 genome:
- a CDS encoding proton-translocating transhydrogenase family protein produces MASEAMDKALEQLDQAVTAVITAAAQAPEAASAATGGAIDPFVFQFAIFVLSIFVGYYVVWSVTPALHTPLMAVTNAISSVIVVGALLAVGISSSGLATGFGFVALVLVSVNIFGGFLVTQRMLAMYRKKDK; encoded by the coding sequence ATGGCCAGTGAAGCAATGGACAAGGCTCTGGAGCAGCTCGACCAGGCCGTTACCGCGGTCATCACCGCTGCTGCCCAGGCGCCGGAAGCGGCAAGTGCTGCCACTGGCGGGGCGATCGATCCTTTCGTCTTCCAGTTCGCGATCTTCGTATTGTCGATCTTCGTCGGCTACTATGTCGTCTGGTCGGTCACGCCTGCACTGCATACGCCGCTGATGGCCGTTACCAACGCGATTTCCTCGGTCATCGTCGTCGGGGCTCTGCTTGCCGTCGGCATCTCGAGCAGCGGGCTTGCCACCGGCTTCGGTTTCGTGGCGCTCGTGCTTGTCTCGGTGAATATCTTCGGCGGCTTCCTCGTCACGCAGCGCATGCTGGCGATGTACCGCAAGAAGGACAAGTGA
- a CDS encoding Re/Si-specific NAD(P)(+) transhydrogenase subunit alpha, with protein MANIVFVAKEITGDETRVAASVETVKRIKALGFDVIVEAGAGALSRIPDSEFEAVGAAIGTFADAASADVILKVRRPSESEIAGYKTGAVVIAIMDPYGNDEAVAAMARAGLSTFAMELMPRITRAQSMDVLSSQANLAGYQAVIEAAAVYDRAMPMMMTAAGTIPAAKVFVMGAGVAGLQAIATARRLGAAVSATDVRPAAKEQVASLGAKFIAVEDDEFKAAETAGGYAKEMSADYQARQAALVAEHIAKQDIVITTALIPGRPAPRLVSRAMLASMKPGAVAVDLAVERGGNIEGVVTGQIADVEGVKVIGFPNMAGRVAASASALYAKNLVTFLETMVNKETKSVVLNLEDELIKATMLTYAGDVVHPAFGGAKKGDN; from the coding sequence TTGGCCAATATCGTTTTCGTAGCCAAGGAAATCACGGGCGATGAGACGCGCGTTGCGGCGTCCGTCGAAACCGTGAAAAGGATAAAGGCGCTCGGCTTCGATGTCATCGTCGAAGCGGGCGCCGGGGCGCTTTCGCGCATTCCGGACAGTGAATTCGAGGCCGTCGGTGCCGCAATCGGCACGTTTGCGGATGCAGCGTCCGCCGATGTAATCCTTAAGGTTCGCCGGCCGAGCGAAAGCGAGATCGCCGGCTATAAGACCGGCGCGGTCGTCATTGCCATCATGGATCCCTATGGCAATGACGAGGCGGTCGCCGCGATGGCGCGGGCAGGTCTTTCCACCTTCGCCATGGAGCTGATGCCGCGCATCACGCGTGCGCAGTCGATGGACGTGCTGTCATCGCAGGCAAATCTTGCAGGTTATCAAGCGGTTATCGAGGCAGCCGCCGTTTACGACCGGGCGATGCCGATGATGATGACGGCAGCGGGCACTATTCCTGCCGCCAAGGTTTTCGTCATGGGTGCAGGCGTTGCAGGCCTCCAGGCGATTGCGACGGCGCGCCGTCTCGGTGCCGCCGTTTCGGCAACCGACGTTCGCCCCGCGGCAAAGGAACAGGTTGCATCTCTTGGCGCGAAGTTCATCGCCGTCGAGGATGACGAGTTCAAGGCGGCGGAAACGGCTGGCGGCTATGCCAAGGAAATGTCGGCCGACTATCAGGCCAGGCAGGCCGCACTTGTGGCCGAACACATCGCCAAGCAGGACATTGTCATTACCACGGCTCTCATTCCCGGCCGTCCGGCGCCGCGGCTCGTTTCGCGCGCGATGCTCGCTTCGATGAAGCCCGGTGCAGTTGCCGTCGATCTCGCGGTCGAGCGTGGCGGCAATATTGAAGGGGTGGTTACAGGCCAGATCGCCGATGTCGAAGGTGTGAAAGTGATCGGCTTTCCGAACATGGCGGGCCGTGTGGCGGCCAGCGCCTCAGCGCTCTACGCCAAGAACCTCGTCACTTTCCTGGAGACGATGGTGAACAAGGAAACGAAATCGGTTGTGCTCAACCTCGAGGACGAGCTCATCAAGGCGACGATGCTGACCTATGCGGGGGATGTCGTGCATCCGGCATTCGGCGGCGCCAAGAAGGGGGATAACTGA
- a CDS encoding aa3-type cytochrome c oxidase subunit IV, with amino-acid sequence MAEHHTGPVETGAPMDYKEHEKTYDMFIAGTKYGTMFLIALMLAMTAGFFGGAGFLGGILVFLIILVAGIFLLR; translated from the coding sequence ATGGCCGAACATCATACCGGACCGGTCGAGACCGGCGCGCCGATGGACTACAAGGAACATGAAAAGACGTACGACATGTTCATTGCCGGCACGAAATACGGCACGATGTTTCTGATCGCCCTGATGCTTGCCATGACTGCCGGTTTCTTCGGCGGTGCCGGTTTCCTCGGCGGCATCCTCGTCTTCCTCATCATCCTCGTCGCCGGCATCTTCCTGCTCCGCTAA
- a CDS encoding EAL domain-containing protein, with protein MKPHNPNRVPKDVYLSFVNSLSGNRMTLLAGVIVHSATFLAVAAKTESPVYIFLAVAVIVVFCARMAIFRLFDKVDKEKLSFAEIERWEKILVVGAAGITTLLGIGSGYAIFFTRDSFAELACIAVTMATMVSVVGRNYGSRMAVDLQTFSCCLPMIICSVMTLDFYRGILSVFLIPFWLTTRAMATGVREFLYENVIARREIASIAERFDTALNNMPHGLVMVDEENRIQVINRKACELLKIGAPDRLKDRDLGAVLRYGARYSFMDASQPELILRQLTQVAEGSLSRTLIHFPEGLSLEFSASRRADGGAVLIFEDVSSRVKAEQKILHMVRFDALTGLPNREHFGHLVQDYLARHSKKRGPVGFMILDIDEFKHVNDMRGHVTGDHLLCAIAMRVKEMAGSAIVGRLMGDQFILFFPHARDRQILDADIRKLHATIQGQYEVDEVTFLVSLSAGYAVLESDAFAMDEWSVKADLALFESKSRFKGGIAGFEREMDGRYIEQQKLKADLREAVAANSLHLVFQPMFRADGLRIECAEALARWVHPEKGSIPPDVFIRLAEEMGIISQITRFVLFKACEECMSWPDHISVSVNLSARDLRDADILSVVSDALAHSGLEASRLHLEITESSLIDEPAVVRAILAELRSRDITIAIDDFGTGFSSLSYLDTLPLDIVKIDRSFVRNIVEDTRRLKLLRGTVHLARELGLKIVVEGVETPEQLALLNKHRSTDLIQGYVFSPPVPSKEIGILSQALNRRTAPRRRTKVA; from the coding sequence ATGAAGCCACATAACCCGAATAGGGTCCCTAAGGATGTGTATCTGTCGTTTGTGAATTCCCTGTCCGGGAATCGCATGACGCTTCTGGCTGGCGTCATCGTACACTCCGCCACTTTCCTGGCTGTCGCCGCCAAGACCGAGTCTCCCGTCTATATATTCCTGGCTGTTGCCGTCATTGTGGTGTTCTGCGCCCGCATGGCGATTTTCCGCCTCTTCGACAAGGTAGACAAGGAGAAGCTCTCTTTTGCCGAGATCGAGCGCTGGGAGAAGATTCTCGTGGTCGGCGCAGCCGGCATCACCACGCTTCTCGGCATCGGCAGCGGGTATGCCATCTTTTTCACGCGTGATTCCTTTGCCGAGCTCGCCTGCATTGCAGTGACCATGGCGACGATGGTTTCGGTCGTCGGCCGCAACTATGGCTCACGCATGGCGGTCGACCTGCAGACCTTCTCCTGCTGCCTGCCGATGATCATCTGCAGCGTGATGACGCTCGATTTCTACCGCGGCATCCTTTCGGTCTTCCTCATTCCGTTCTGGTTGACGACGCGGGCCATGGCCACCGGCGTGCGCGAGTTCCTCTATGAGAACGTGATCGCACGCCGCGAGATCGCCTCGATCGCCGAGCGCTTTGATACGGCGCTGAATAATATGCCGCACGGCCTCGTCATGGTCGATGAAGAGAACCGGATCCAGGTCATCAATCGCAAGGCCTGCGAACTGTTGAAAATTGGCGCACCCGATCGATTGAAGGATCGCGATCTCGGCGCTGTGTTGCGCTATGGCGCGCGGTACAGCTTCATGGACGCTTCGCAGCCGGAGCTGATCCTGCGGCAACTGACACAGGTGGCCGAAGGCAGCCTTTCGCGTACGCTCATCCATTTCCCCGAGGGACTGTCGCTCGAATTCTCGGCAAGCCGACGCGCGGATGGTGGCGCGGTATTGATCTTCGAAGACGTTTCGAGCCGTGTGAAGGCCGAGCAGAAGATCCTGCACATGGTGCGCTTCGACGCCCTGACCGGCCTGCCGAACCGCGAGCATTTCGGTCACCTTGTACAGGACTATCTGGCGAGACATTCGAAGAAACGCGGTCCTGTCGGCTTCATGATCCTCGATATCGACGAGTTCAAGCATGTCAACGACATGCGGGGGCACGTAACCGGCGACCATCTGCTTTGCGCCATCGCCATGCGCGTCAAGGAGATGGCCGGCAGCGCCATCGTCGGCCGCCTGATGGGCGACCAATTCATCCTCTTCTTCCCGCATGCGCGTGACCGACAGATACTGGATGCCGACATCCGCAAGCTGCATGCGACGATCCAGGGGCAATATGAAGTTGACGAGGTAACCTTCCTCGTCTCGCTCAGTGCCGGGTACGCCGTCCTCGAGAGCGACGCCTTCGCCATGGACGAATGGAGCGTCAAAGCCGACCTTGCGCTGTTCGAAAGCAAGTCGCGCTTCAAGGGCGGGATTGCCGGTTTCGAGCGCGAAATGGATGGCCGCTATATCGAGCAGCAGAAGCTCAAGGCGGACCTGCGCGAGGCGGTGGCCGCAAATTCGCTACACCTCGTCTTCCAGCCGATGTTCAGGGCTGATGGCCTGCGCATCGAATGCGCTGAAGCACTCGCTCGCTGGGTACATCCGGAAAAGGGCTCCATTCCGCCCGACGTCTTCATCCGCCTCGCCGAAGAGATGGGCATCATCTCGCAGATTACACGGTTCGTGCTCTTCAAGGCCTGCGAAGAATGCATGAGCTGGCCGGATCATATTTCCGTTTCGGTCAACCTTTCAGCACGCGACCTGCGCGATGCGGACATCCTGTCGGTTGTTTCGGACGCGTTGGCGCATTCCGGTCTGGAAGCATCACGCCTGCATCTGGAAATTACCGAAAGCAGTCTGATTGACGAGCCGGCGGTGGTGCGCGCAATCCTCGCTGAGCTGCGCAGCCGCGACATCACCATCGCCATCGACGATTTCGGTACCGGCTTCTCCAGTCTCAGCTATCTCGACACGCTGCCGCTCGACATCGTCAAGATCGATCGCTCCTTCGTGCGCAACATCGTCGAAGATACACGTCGCCTGAAACTGTTGCGCGGCACGGTCCACCTTGCCCGCGAGCTCGGTCTCAAGATCGTTGTCGAGGGTGTCGAAACCCCGGAGCAGCTGGCACTTCTCAACAAGCACCGCAGCACGGATCTCATTCAGGGTTACGTCTTCTCCCCGCCAGTCCCCTCGAAGGAAATCGGCATCCTCTCCCAGGCTCTCAACCGCCGCACGGCACCGCGTCGCCGCACCAAAGTCGCCTGA
- a CDS encoding TRAP transporter small permease subunit, which yields MSVFLAVSRLIDSISEFIGKLSEYMVLLCCLISAGNAIVRYAFNYSSNGWLEIQWYLFAFVVVLGASHALRNNEHVRVDLIYGSVSERGKIWIDIVGLILFLIPVCIFLTWVSWPFFALSYRQGEISGNAGGLIRWPVKLVLVAGFALLSLQGVSELIKRIAAVTGHISIDTKYEKPLQ from the coding sequence ATGTCGGTATTCCTGGCCGTCAGCCGACTGATCGACTCGATCAGTGAATTCATTGGAAAACTATCAGAATACATGGTGCTTCTCTGCTGCCTGATCAGCGCCGGCAATGCGATTGTACGCTATGCATTCAACTATAGCTCGAACGGTTGGCTCGAGATCCAGTGGTATCTCTTCGCCTTCGTCGTGGTACTCGGTGCCTCGCATGCGCTGCGCAATAACGAGCATGTCCGCGTCGATTTGATCTATGGGTCGGTTTCCGAAAGAGGGAAGATCTGGATCGACATCGTTGGTCTCATCCTCTTCCTCATTCCCGTCTGCATCTTCCTCACCTGGGTCTCGTGGCCCTTCTTTGCGCTTTCCTACCGGCAGGGGGAAATATCGGGCAACGCTGGCGGACTGATCCGCTGGCCCGTCAAGCTCGTTCTTGTCGCCGGTTTCGCGCTGCTCTCCCTTCAGGGCGTTTCGGAGCTGATCAAGCGGATCGCAGCCGTTACCGGCCATATCAGCATCGATACGAAGTACGAAAAGCCGCTGCAGTAA
- a CDS encoding TRAP transporter large permease subunit, with product MFDFGIIPPAMFLGMVIFMLYGFPVAFSLAAVGLFFGIIGIVTGHFDEALLQALPLRFFGIVSNDLLLAIPFFTFMGAVLERCGLAEDLLEGTGKLFGGVPGGLAYAVILVGAVLGAITGTVAASVITMGVISLPIMLRYGYNPRLATGVIAASGTITQVIPPSLVLVVLADQLGKSVGDMYRGAIGPSILQVAIFVLFILVLSIVRPKSMPPLPKEVRGDFNWALLMKVLMGMVPSIVLIFLVLGTIFMGLATPTEAGALGVVGAMALAAMNRRLTWPLIREAMTSTTHITSMVVMILIGSTCFSLVFQGMDGSRWIEHMLSGIPGGPVGFLIFVNIFIFVLAFFLDFFEIAFIVIPMLAPVASNLGIDLIWFGVLICVNMQTSFMHPPFGFALFYLRSIAGREVKTSDIYMGALPWVGMQLILVAIVIFWPQSVTYWLDHGPKVDPNSIKIEVPGFGGQLGLPPLGAPGGGGSPQIPGLTLPALPSAPPSPPAQ from the coding sequence TTGTTTGATTTCGGCATCATTCCGCCGGCCATGTTCCTGGGCATGGTCATTTTCATGCTCTACGGCTTTCCGGTCGCCTTTTCTCTCGCCGCCGTCGGCCTGTTTTTCGGCATCATCGGCATCGTTACCGGCCATTTCGACGAGGCCCTGCTGCAGGCCCTGCCGCTGCGCTTCTTCGGCATCGTCTCCAACGATCTCTTGCTTGCCATTCCCTTTTTCACCTTCATGGGCGCGGTGCTGGAGCGTTGTGGGCTGGCCGAAGATCTGCTCGAAGGTACCGGCAAGCTCTTCGGTGGTGTCCCCGGTGGCCTGGCCTATGCTGTCATCCTTGTCGGCGCCGTGCTTGGCGCTATCACCGGCACGGTCGCCGCCTCGGTCATCACCATGGGCGTGATTTCGCTGCCGATCATGCTGCGCTACGGCTACAACCCGCGCCTTGCCACCGGCGTCATCGCCGCCTCCGGCACGATCACCCAGGTGATCCCGCCCTCGCTGGTCCTTGTCGTTCTCGCCGACCAGCTCGGCAAATCGGTTGGCGACATGTATCGCGGCGCGATCGGCCCCTCGATCCTGCAGGTGGCGATCTTCGTCCTCTTCATTCTCGTGCTGTCGATCGTTCGGCCGAAATCGATGCCGCCGCTGCCAAAGGAGGTACGTGGCGATTTCAACTGGGCGCTGCTCATGAAGGTGCTGATGGGCATGGTGCCCTCGATCGTCCTGATCTTCCTGGTTCTCGGCACGATCTTCATGGGCCTTGCGACGCCAACGGAGGCCGGCGCGCTCGGCGTCGTCGGCGCCATGGCGCTCGCGGCCATGAACCGGCGCCTCACCTGGCCGCTGATCCGCGAGGCGATGACATCGACCACGCACATCACCTCCATGGTGGTGATGATCCTGATCGGCTCCACCTGTTTCAGCCTGGTCTTCCAAGGCATGGATGGTTCGCGCTGGATCGAGCACATGCTATCGGGCATCCCAGGCGGCCCGGTCGGCTTCCTGATCTTTGTCAACATCTTCATCTTCGTGCTCGCCTTCTTCCTCGATTTCTTCGAGATCGCCTTCATCGTCATCCCGATGCTCGCCCCCGTCGCCTCCAATCTCGGCATCGACCTGATCTGGTTCGGCGTGCTGATCTGCGTCAACATGCAGACGAGCTTCATGCACCCGCCTTTCGGCTTCGCGCTCTTCTATCTGCGTTCGATCGCCGGTCGCGAGGTCAAGACCTCGGATATCTACATGGGCGCGCTCCCTTGGGTCGGCATGCAGCTGATCCTGGTGGCGATCGTGATCTTCTGGCCGCAATCGGTGACCTACTGGCTGGACCACGGCCCGAAGGTCGACCCGAACTCGATCAAGATTGAAGTCCCGGGCTTCGGCGGCCAGCTCGGCCTGCCGCCATTGGGAGCACCAGGCGGCGGCGGTTCCCCGCAGATTCCGGGTCTGACCTTGCCGGCCTTGCCGAGCGCGCCCCCGTCTCCCCCCGCACAATAA
- a CDS encoding TRAP transporter substrate-binding protein — protein MDRRSFMKKAGTASAGAVAATALAAPAIAQENPKIAWRMTSSFPKSLDTIYGGADDIAKHVAAATDGNFTIQPFAAGEIVPGLQAVDAVAAGTVEAAHTTSYYFVGKDPTYAIGTAIPFGLNSRLTNAWFYEGNGTTLMNEFYATQGMYALPAGNTGAQMGGWFRKEINTLDDLKGVKMRIAGLAGRVMEKVGVIPQQIAGGDIYPALEKGTIDAAEFVGPYDDLKLGFHKVAKYYYYPGWWEGGPTVHAFFNLDKWSNLPKHYQAALTDACAFANTNMLAKYDTKNPGALKQLVAEGATLRPFSQEIMEACFQAATGIYSEISGTNQYFKKIYDDQTAFKRDAYLWMQLSEYTFDTFMMIQQRAGKI, from the coding sequence ATGGATCGTCGTTCATTTATGAAAAAGGCCGGAACAGCGAGCGCCGGTGCCGTTGCCGCAACAGCTTTGGCAGCCCCTGCAATTGCGCAGGAAAACCCGAAGATAGCCTGGCGCATGACCTCGTCGTTTCCGAAGAGCCTGGACACGATCTACGGTGGCGCCGACGATATCGCCAAGCATGTTGCCGCTGCCACCGACGGTAACTTTACGATCCAGCCCTTCGCAGCCGGTGAAATCGTGCCCGGCCTTCAGGCCGTTGATGCGGTGGCGGCTGGTACCGTCGAGGCAGCTCACACCACCTCCTATTATTTTGTCGGCAAGGACCCGACCTACGCTATCGGAACGGCTATCCCGTTCGGGCTGAACAGCCGCCTGACCAATGCCTGGTTCTACGAGGGCAACGGCACCACCCTGATGAACGAGTTTTATGCCACGCAGGGAATGTATGCCCTGCCGGCCGGCAATACCGGCGCGCAGATGGGTGGCTGGTTCCGCAAGGAAATCAATACGCTCGACGACCTCAAGGGCGTAAAGATGCGTATTGCCGGTCTCGCCGGTCGCGTCATGGAGAAGGTTGGCGTTATCCCGCAGCAGATCGCCGGCGGCGACATCTATCCGGCGCTGGAAAAGGGAACGATCGATGCAGCGGAATTCGTCGGCCCCTATGACGACCTGAAGCTCGGCTTCCACAAGGTGGCGAAGTACTACTACTATCCGGGCTGGTGGGAAGGCGGCCCGACGGTGCATGCCTTCTTCAATCTCGATAAATGGAGCAACCTGCCAAAGCACTATCAGGCAGCGCTCACAGACGCTTGCGCCTTCGCCAACACCAATATGCTGGCAAAATACGACACGAAGAACCCGGGCGCGCTGAAGCAGCTTGTTGCCGAAGGCGCGACCTTGCGTCCGTTCAGCCAGGAGATCATGGAAGCCTGCTTCCAGGCCGCGACCGGCATCTACAGTGAAATCTCAGGCACGAACCAGTATTTCAAGAAGATCTACGATGATCAGACCGCCTTCAAGCGGGATGCCTATCTCTGGATGCAGCTCTCGGAATACACGTTCGATACGTTCATGATGATCCAGCAACGGGCCGGTAAAATCTAA
- a CDS encoding VWA domain-containing protein has translation MTTFKLQKPEEEVRRVGFVLQKQGIHERIPAQVGINIDVSGSMSELFKSGAVQAALERILPVALYFDDDGRIDTWVFSNRQNMASLTPATAKNYDGYVQREIVANKELESILWGGTDYGPVIRSNLMTYGLMEEEWAGGLLGMIFGMRRDAFGEETRSGTPAINYFLTDGENADRDAAWELLQKAERAESQIYYVMVGIGDEKFEFLRNAAEHFPNVGFVSVRDLGKFVGSDDAYEKLLPAELCTWLKHEHDDEDDDHH, from the coding sequence GTGACGACATTCAAATTGCAGAAACCGGAGGAAGAGGTTCGCCGTGTCGGTTTCGTTTTGCAGAAGCAGGGCATTCACGAGCGCATACCGGCGCAGGTCGGCATCAACATCGACGTCTCTGGCTCCATGAGCGAACTTTTCAAATCCGGCGCTGTGCAGGCAGCGCTGGAGCGCATCCTTCCCGTTGCTCTGTATTTCGACGATGACGGGCGTATCGATACCTGGGTGTTTTCCAACCGACAGAACATGGCGTCTCTGACGCCGGCCACGGCCAAGAATTACGACGGTTACGTTCAGCGTGAAATCGTCGCCAACAAAGAACTGGAGTCGATCCTGTGGGGCGGCACGGACTACGGTCCAGTCATCCGGTCGAATCTGATGACCTATGGTCTGATGGAAGAAGAATGGGCAGGCGGCCTGCTGGGCATGATCTTCGGCATGCGGCGTGATGCCTTCGGTGAAGAAACGCGATCAGGCACGCCGGCAATCAACTATTTCCTGACGGACGGGGAAAATGCCGACCGGGACGCTGCCTGGGAATTGCTGCAGAAGGCCGAACGGGCTGAATCGCAGATCTACTACGTGATGGTCGGTATCGGCGATGAGAAGTTCGAATTCCTGCGCAACGCCGCCGAGCATTTCCCGAATGTCGGCTTCGTCAGCGTCCGGGACCTCGGAAAATTTGTCGGCAGCGACGATGCCTACGAAAAACTGCTTCCGGCCGAACTCTGCACATGGCTGAAACATGAGCATGACGATGAGGATGACGATCATCATTGA
- a CDS encoding TerD family protein, giving the protein MATFNLNKGQSFQIQKEIQLVHSGLVWDPPEGSGPAFDLDVHCFALVHPGGDSNRARLYNDGSHALCYAFVRSSSNPEGSLSKNADGSFQTDDGSMWHERDDRTGRGALTKPEPDDDDGDEDHHGGGHHDEGFREEFKIVLAKLPREISELAVWATIHDAARKKQDFGKVKNAYIEVCDAMDDELCRYQLTAEFAGKTTIQVASFLKQADGSWKFYAVGAGSNAGLGDVIQAYLG; this is encoded by the coding sequence ATGGCAACCTTCAATCTCAACAAGGGTCAGTCGTTCCAGATCCAGAAGGAGATCCAGCTCGTTCATTCCGGACTGGTCTGGGATCCGCCGGAAGGTTCCGGCCCGGCCTTCGATCTCGACGTGCATTGTTTCGCGCTGGTTCATCCCGGCGGCGATTCCAACCGGGCACGGCTCTATAATGATGGGTCGCATGCGCTATGCTACGCCTTCGTGCGCAGCTCCAGCAATCCCGAGGGTTCGCTTTCCAAGAATGCCGACGGGTCCTTCCAGACGGATGACGGCTCGATGTGGCACGAGCGCGACGACCGCACCGGACGCGGCGCTCTCACGAAGCCGGAGCCTGATGACGATGATGGTGACGAAGACCATCATGGCGGGGGCCATCACGACGAGGGTTTTCGCGAGGAGTTCAAGATCGTGCTGGCGAAGTTGCCGCGCGAAATCTCCGAACTCGCCGTCTGGGCAACGATCCATGACGCCGCGCGCAAGAAGCAGGATTTCGGCAAGGTCAAGAACGCCTATATCGAAGTCTGTGATGCGATGGACGACGAACTCTGCCGCTATCAGCTGACGGCGGAATTTGCCGGCAAGACGACGATCCAGGTCGCATCCTTCCTGAAGCAGGCGGATGGATCCTGGAAATTCTATGCCGTCGGCGCGGGATCGAACGCGGGTCTCGGCGACGTCATCCAGGCCTATCTCGGCTGA
- a CDS encoding toxic anion resistance protein codes for MSEPKTTALETKTDLMPSVAAGGPPAIVTVVLPPEKAGDVSDLAERYRLATAEPHTLITFGQEAIGSFGAKLDTILSQITNAQSPVLFELFRTIREGVKDADLKELEASIREKLKGGFFERLLMAIGLGDPAKRLKTVTDEVRGMLQSKAKSLGDLIKPMEAQIDEESGKLILEVSRMSTLAEGYRDTIVSLGVFVEAGRHILADAMRELERLKQEAVSGDPLKVQEARDFSQKLDIFQNRVLVLETAYAKAPTDLDSIGIARGAALATLADTVASANAEFNDIKSILIRLHALFQMQSIQQINAMRRELRASLQQYGSQVLEDVSVNAVKAAGETRLADADLVLGTAQRLRAIADKVVAEGERNKERYAAARTKLEQARQIVTARPI; via the coding sequence ATGTCGGAACCGAAGACGACGGCACTCGAGACGAAAACTGACCTGATGCCCTCGGTCGCGGCGGGTGGCCCGCCCGCTATCGTCACGGTCGTTCTTCCGCCCGAAAAGGCAGGCGATGTCAGTGATCTGGCAGAACGTTATCGGTTGGCAACTGCAGAGCCGCATACGCTGATCACTTTCGGCCAGGAGGCGATCGGCAGCTTCGGCGCCAAGCTTGATACGATCCTCTCGCAGATTACCAACGCCCAGTCGCCTGTGCTTTTCGAACTCTTCCGAACGATCAGGGAAGGTGTGAAAGATGCGGATCTGAAGGAGCTCGAAGCAAGCATCCGGGAGAAGTTGAAGGGCGGCTTCTTCGAACGCCTGCTGATGGCAATCGGCCTCGGTGATCCTGCCAAACGGCTGAAGACGGTGACGGACGAAGTGCGCGGCATGCTGCAGAGCAAGGCCAAGTCGCTCGGCGATCTCATCAAGCCGATGGAAGCACAGATCGACGAGGAGAGCGGCAAGCTTATCCTCGAAGTGTCGCGCATGAGCACGCTGGCAGAAGGATATCGCGATACCATCGTGTCACTCGGCGTTTTTGTCGAGGCGGGCCGACATATCCTCGCAGACGCAATGCGGGAGCTCGAACGGCTGAAGCAGGAGGCCGTCTCCGGGGATCCGCTGAAGGTTCAGGAAGCCCGCGACTTCTCGCAGAAGCTCGACATCTTCCAGAACCGTGTGCTCGTTCTCGAAACGGCTTATGCCAAGGCGCCGACGGATCTCGACTCGATCGGCATTGCGCGGGGTGCGGCCTTGGCGACCCTTGCGGATACCGTCGCTTCCGCCAATGCCGAGTTCAACGATATCAAGTCGATCCTCATCAGGCTGCACGCGCTTTTCCAGATGCAGTCGATTCAGCAGATCAATGCCATGCGGCGCGAATTGCGCGCTTCGTTGCAGCAATACGGCTCGCAAGTGCTCGAAGATGTTTCGGTCAATGCCGTCAAGGCGGCCGGTGAAACCCGGCTTGCCGATGCCGATCTCGTGCTCGGGACCGCGCAGCGACTGCGAGCAATCGCCGACAAGGTCGTCGCCGAAGGCGAACGCAACAAGGAGCGCTATGCCGCTGCCCGCACCAAGCTTGAACAAGCACGCCAGATCGTGACTGCCCGCCCGATCTGA
- a CDS encoding gamma-glutamyl-gamma-aminobutyrate hydrolase family protein: MTKPIVAIPADIRSLDGATWHAAQHQYLRAALNAAGVMAFIIPAFEEGYDTDAILDRVDGVLVSGSASNVHPSLYGIEATEADGPFDPARDATSLPLIRCAIDRAIPLLAICRGIQELNVALGGSLASEIQEQPGIWDHRKPDVTDRDGMYAIRQSVFVKEGSCIAGIIGAGEIRVNSLHRQAIAKTAPRLQVEATAEDGTIEAVSVIDAKAFAVGVQWHPEYWAETDKPSNRIFTAFGDAVRDYGAGKLPSRPAQAIA; the protein is encoded by the coding sequence ATGACGAAACCGATCGTTGCGATTCCTGCCGATATCCGCAGTCTAGATGGCGCGACGTGGCATGCCGCCCAGCATCAGTATCTGCGCGCAGCGCTGAATGCTGCCGGTGTGATGGCCTTCATCATCCCGGCCTTCGAGGAAGGTTATGATACGGACGCAATTCTGGATCGTGTCGACGGCGTACTGGTTTCCGGCTCGGCCAGCAATGTGCATCCCTCGCTCTACGGCATCGAAGCCACCGAGGCCGATGGCCCCTTTGACCCGGCCCGTGACGCAACGAGCCTGCCGCTGATCCGCTGCGCAATCGACCGCGCCATCCCGCTTCTGGCGATCTGCCGCGGCATTCAGGAACTTAATGTTGCGCTGGGTGGCTCGCTCGCCAGCGAAATTCAGGAACAGCCCGGCATATGGGATCATCGCAAGCCCGATGTGACCGACCGCGACGGCATGTATGCGATCCGCCAGAGTGTCTTCGTCAAGGAGGGTTCCTGCATCGCTGGCATCATTGGCGCCGGCGAAATCCGCGTGAACTCATTGCATCGCCAGGCTATTGCCAAGACCGCGCCCCGACTGCAGGTCGAAGCCACGGCAGAGGACGGGACCATAGAAGCAGTCTCCGTCATCGACGCCAAGGCTTTCGCCGTCGGTGTGCAATGGCACCCGGAATACTGGGCCGAAACCGACAAACCGTCCAACAGGATCTTCACGGCATTCGGCGACGCTGTCAGAGATTATGGGGCCGGCAAGCTGCCGTCACGGCCGGCGCAGGCAATCGCCTGA